The region tgaagaaggtgctaggtggctggctggagaagaagggaatgAGTGGATTCTGAGGAGCGTGGATGAGATTGTGGAAGGGATCAGTGAGGGCCAGGGATCGAACTTTGCACCTGGAAAGGCAAAGCTGTAAGATTTCCTGTATGAATATATGTACATACCTTTTTTTCTAGATGGGAGCGACTGTGACTTGCATTGCTTGGAAGAACATAGCTCTACCGTACGATTTGGCTGGTATGCAAAGAATGAACGGCACACAATGCAATAAATTACTTTCTTCGATGCATAAAAGTCCGCTTGTTCCCTTTATACTCAGATCTAGCCCACCTTGTACAACATCTCATACATTTTGGCCCTGTCGCAGCGTATTTCATTGCTCATGTATACTCAATAAGCAAAATGCAGTGAGAGTGGAATTCAAGTGCGTCGGTTGCAGAAAATAAACTACATATATATAAACCCTAAAAACCATTTaatgtatatatttctaaGGGCTTTGCTTATGATCAAGTACTAATCTGAAGTTAGCCTAATTGCCGAGACGGCGTTCGATCGGAAAATTTCTAGTGAAAATGGAATTATTATATCGTCTTCATTATTATGTTAATCGATCCTTGGAGTCATGCGTGGTTGTAGAGCGAGGCAAACCCATCGGATATACTGCGGGAGAATTCAGCCACCAAGGAGAGCGAAGACGGCGCGGAAGAGCGCGGGGCCTCCCCATAATCACTTGGTCCCAAGCGAAACCATGTGCAGTTCGTGCAATAATGTAATTCTATTAATTCCACGTCTCAACTGCCGCGACCTGAGTCGGGGAGACTCCGCCGGTGGATGCAAGATGCTTCTCCAACCCAATGAACGGGTTTGCCGTCTATCCCCGAAGTCGCCTAGAGACCGTCCAGCCCAGATGCCAGATGTGGGCTGTGGTCAACGATTCCCCGCGCTTGGAGAGGAAATGTCTAGCTAATCAGACAGCTATGGGCGCGTCATTTTACTTAAGGAGtgctttttctccttccgcaGGGAGACAAATTTGGCGCTGCAACAGCTACACCTGCTTCTTTGCCTAGCATGACTCGGACGTTCGATATAGACCATGTTCTGGCGAACATTAGCGACCATGACAAGATCGCGCTGCTTGCTGGTCAGAATACACtctgatttctttttcttctctctatTGAAGAGCCCCGCCTGATACTGACTGCCGCTAGGAATTGATTTCTGGCACACACATCCAATCCCAGAGTACAATGTCCCATCGGTACGGGTAACAGACGGCCCGAATGGGATTCGAGGCACCAAGTTCTTCGCCGGTGTGCCTGCGGCTTGCCTTCCTTGCGGGACCGCCTTGGGAGCTGTTTGGGACCGAGAGCTACTGCGACGTGCTGGGGAGCTGCTCGGGGATGAATGTATAGCCAAGGGCGCACATTGCTGGCTGGGCCCGACTGTAAATATGCAAAGATCACCGCTGGGTGGGCGTGGATTCGAGTCCTTCTCAGAAGACCCGTACCTGGCGGGTGTTGCTGCGGCTTCGATGATCGTTGGATGTGAGAGCAAGGGCATTATAGCTACAGTGAAGCACTTCGTGGGCAATGACCAGGAGCACGAGCGACGGGCTGTCGATGTGATTGTGACTCCCCGGGCACTTCGCGAGATATACCTGCGTCCATTCCAGATTGTCGCGCGCGATGCTAGTCCAGGTGCGCTTATGACCTCGTATAACAAGATCAATGGGAAGCATGTGgtggaggacaagaagatgTATGACCTGATCCGCAAAGAGTGGGAATGGGACCCGTTGGTCATGAGCGATTGGTACGGGACTTATACAACGATTGACTCGACAAATGCGGGACTGGACCTGGAGATGCCTGGAGTATCGAGGTATAGGGGGAAGTATATCGAGTCTGCGATACAGGCACGCCTTATCAAGTCTTCCACTTTAGATGCGCGAGCCCGCAAGGTATTGGAGTTTGTCCAACGTGCAAGCCGGACCAAGGTCTCGGAGGTTGAGAAAGGTCGCGACTACCCAGAAGACCGCGCACTTATGCGTACGCTCTGCTCGAATAGCACGGTTCTGTTGAAGAACGAGGGAAACATTCTCCCGCTCCCAAAGACAGTGAAGAAAATTGCGCTCATCGGGTCTCATATCAAGACACCGGCAATATCTGGTGGTGGTAGCGCGGCCTTGAAACCATACCACCCCTCGAGCTTGTATGAAGCAGTACAAGAGGCACTCCCCGGCGCCGAGATTATATATGAAACGGGTGCGCATGCCCACAAAATGCTCCCGGTGATTGACCGTCTATTGAGCAACGCCGTTATCCACTTTTACAACGAGCCGGTGTCCAACCCAGCCCGCAAATGCCTCGGAACGGAGCCCGTTCCTACTACTGCTTTTCAGTTCATGGACTACAAACTTCCAGGGCTGAACAGGGAGCTTTTCTGGTCAACGTTGATTGGTGACTTCAACTGTGACGCATCTGGTGTATGGGACTTTGGGTTGACCGTGTTTGGAACGGCAAATCTGTATATCGATGACGAGCTGATCATCGACAACACCACTAAGCAGACCAAGGGCACTGCCTTCTTCGGCAAGGGCACAATCGAGGAGACTGGTTCAAAGTCCCTAGTTACTGGTCAAACATACAAGATTCGAATAGAGTATGGAAGTGCCAATACGGCCACCCTGAAAACAACTGGGATGGTGAATTTCGGCGGCGGTGCTGCGAATCTGGGGGCCTCCCTGCGCATGGATGCTGGAGAGATGATAAATCGAGCTGTGAAGGCAGCAGGAGAGGCTGACTACACAATTCTTTGCACCGGACTGAACGCGGATTTCGAGTCTGAGGGGTTTGATAGAACACATATGGACCTTCCTCCTGGCATTGACGACATGATCTCGCGTGTCTTGGACGTGGCTGCGGACAAAACAGTTATTGTCAACCAATCTGGGACCCCCGTAACAATGCCGTGGGTGGACCAGGCAAATGCCATTGTACATGGGTGGTACGGAGGTAACGAAACAGGACACGGGATTGCCGATGTTCTATTTGGCGAAGTGAATCCTTCAGGTAAACTCTCACTGTCTTGGCCTAGGGATGTCAGACACAACCCAGCGTACCTGAATTACGCCAGCGTCGGCGGAAGGGTCCTATACGGAGAGGATGTATATGTCGGATACCGATTCTATGAGAAGACTGGCCGTGAAGTTTTGTTTCCTTTCGGGTATGAACCACATCCCTGAGAATGGTGTAGATGATTGCTGACCGAGGTGTAGATACGGACTGTCCTATGCAACCTTTGAGGTATCACCAGAAGCCTCAGTTTCCCCGGATAAATTCACACCGGAAACGCCTCCAACCGCAACGGTTCGGATCAAGAACATCAGTGAAGTAGCCGGTGCGCAGGTGCTGCAACTATACGTGGGGGCCCCCAATAGCCCGACACCGCGCCCACAGAAAGAACTGCAAGGTTTCGAAAAGGTGTTCCTGCAACCAggcgaggagaaggcagTGCATATCAAGCTGGATAAATATGCAACGAGTTTCTGGGATGAGATCGAAGAAATGTGGAAAAGCGAGGCAGGGGTATATGAGGTGCTGATTGGGACATCGAGCGAAGACATTGTTGCGCGTGGACAGTTCGAAGTCGGCCAGACACGATATTGGCGAGGCGTTTAGTTACTAAGTAGTAACTACCTATCCCGTGAACTGGCTAAAGCAGATATGAGAACTTAGAACATGCCTAGGCAGAATCAGTTTGTACCTGAAAATTGGTTGACGGTCATTGGAGGAAAATTAGCTCCTGGACGTTGCAGCTTAACTGGGCAGGTGCGATTgatcgctccttcctctaTGTACCGAAGAGAATACCGGTAAACCATGCCTGCCGATGACAGCCGTCGCCCTGTCACCCCGCATTgacttctccagctcagctCTTTTTTGCTGTCGACGGTACAAAGCCTGCAGCGTGCCCCTGCCCTCTTTTGGCTAAATGGCATGACTAGCGTTGCTGCCACTTAGGGGCTAATATAACTCCACTTCGTACTTCGTGAGACGTGAGATCTCCCCGCAGTGATCTCCCCTTGCCTAGCTATCTCTTCTCCCCGCCattgcagattgcagatgGAGACTGCTTCGGGTATCTCCAAACCGCGCAAGCATACTAGAGTCCTGACGGCCTGCGAGTCTTGCCGGCTGTCTAAAACCCGGTGTGATTCCGCGCGCCCGGTTTGTGCCAAATGTCAAAAACGTGGCGTGGCGTGTATTTACCCCGAAAGCGACCCTGTGTCGATGTCAGTTTGCTTCTGATCTTTTGCCATCCGGCGTGATCTGATAATGTCCGTTTGTTACTTAGTCTTGAGGCATGGGGCTCCAAGATCCTCGCTTCGGTCGAGAATCAGGAGCGTTTGCTCAAAGACACTCTGGGAGCCGccagtccatccagcctGCCCTTCCAGCAGTCCCAGCAACTTTTCCAGTCTCCCGTCGAGCCTGGCGAACCGGACACGGAGTTGATTTCGCGCAATGATACTCTCAAGACTCCGATAACCGGATCAGATATGATTCTGAGCTGGCCCATATTTCCCCAAGAGAGACCGGTCTCAacttttcctcctctcgcATTTGAGGAGAAACAAGATCGTTTTACCACTGGTTGGTCTACCCATACTCTACCGATTTACTCTTTATGGCGAGTGTGGTACTGAAATTTGCATCAAAGCCATCCCGAGTTTCGAGCCGCGGAGGGTCATGGAACTACGTGACGTCTTCATGACTAAGATCTTGTCCAAAAACCCCATCATAGACGAGAAGCAACTGGAGGCATATGTAGCGCGTGTTTTGGAAACAGGTATTGACTGGTCTGCTCCATCTTGCCTAGTGCTGCTTGTCCTTGCGCTGGCAGCCATTTGGGGCACTTATCCTGAAGACGAAACAAGGGAAGTCCAATGCCTAGAACCTAGCTATGGTGCCCCAATGACGTATGTGACGATAGCTGTCCCTGATAGTCGGATGAGGGAATCTTTTGAGTATATTTCCATGGCAAGAAAACGAATATCAGCTGCCTATCTCGACAATTCGCTATTGGGAGTCCAGTGTTTTTGCCTATTCGGGTGAGTTGGTCTTTCTATAGCGAGCTTGTTTTGCTAACAAACCTCTAGTTTCTGGTACCAATACAATATCGAACCAATCCCAGGGTGGAAAATGTTTCGCACGGCGTCCATGTTATGGCAGACGTACAACATGAAGCATCGGAGCGGGAATGGTGAAAGATCCGCACAGGAGGAGAGTATGGATACAACTCATCCTGTTCCAGTAATAGGCTAACGTAATGTAGGCTTAGAGCAGCGTTTATATTGGACATGTTTGAAGTCCGAGTGGTGCGTCGTTTGTTGCAATGGCACAAGGCATATCCCAAATACAAATCTGCAGGCCACTAACCCATTCCTTAGTGAGGTCCGATATGAGCTATGCGAACTACCTCCTTCCGATCTCTCACTTTCCGACTTCCCTTTTGCGCTACCTAGTTTCCCTGTGTATCATTCTCCATATGGAGGTAGTCCAGATGACAGTGCTCACAGCCCTTCGGGCCCTGCCCTGGACTCAACTCCatactactattatcttGCAGAGATATCTATGCGGAGGTTGCTAAACCGCGTGCGCAACACCGTCCGCGTTCTTTCACCTAACCTTGGCATCACCAGCATAAAAAACCTTTCAGGTACGCTTTCCCACCTCGAagatcaactccatcaatgGGTAGTATGTCTACCCCCGGCCCTCCGCTTCAACATGCCGCTCGAATCTCGCCCACCACCGAAGGAACCAGAGCTCGTGAAGCTAGTCCGCGAACGCTACGTGGAGGTTCGCGAACTTCTCTGCCGCGCATATCTGTATCTCTGCATCCACACGCCACTAGACAGGGAGCTCGCAGCACTATACGGCACCAAGGCAACTGAATCCCTACTTCTTGCCGTATATCGCATCCACAACGAAGTCCCGTGGTTCCGCCATCCTGGGAGCTGGGGGGCTTGTAGAGTACGCTTTAACCATGCGTTATGCCTCATTGCTGCCTTCCGCGCAAAAGTCGATGAGGTTCCTTCCGCCGAGTACGTTAGCCTACCGGTTAGTTGGGCTGGCTGTGTTCGGGTAGTCATCGAGCGACTAAAGGTCTGGGGCCAGGAAGGTGGAGGGATCAAAGAATTAAGTATCTTGCTGGAGTGGTTAATGCAAGGCATTGTATGATTCCAGAGAGCAAAGGAAACATGCCCGGAACGAATGTGTAAAATATGATACCATTTATGACGTCGTTTTTCGTAACTTTATACTGAAGCCCGGTCTAATTAGCCGCGATGGCTAAATTGTAGCCACCCCTTCTATCCTTTTAATCCTACACACCCAATATGAAATACACCGTGACCACCCTAAGCTCcccaaaacaccaaacaaAGAGCCAAAAAGATAAATCACAGTAATCGCAAAAGTTCCAGATCCTTCGCAACAGCGGGGCTATACATCGCACAGTCCTCTAAGAACCCTAACATCTCCTGATTCCACCGATCCCAGCCAGAAGGCAATGTACTCCGGACCCGAGCATCAGGCGAGTGCGAGATACAGTAGAAGAGAAGGACTTGACCGAAGAATCTATATAAACCCGTGAGCTACTTGGaactttttcttcttcttgagtACTGTATTGAGACATGGAGTAGGATAGGGACGGGGAGGGGACGCACTGAGAACAGAAAGCAAATTTAATCGGAATGCAGCTCTTCATGTCACGGAATATGCCTAGAATGATCGGCCAATCCATTGCATTTTGTAGACCGCTGCGGACCTGCTCGAGTTCGTCGTCTGTCAGGAGGGATGGGATGCGGAGCGCCTTATACAAATACGGACGGCCGATGTGGAATTTGGCGATCAGGAAACGGCCGCGAAGCATTGCTTCGGAGACTGCGACGGCGGGGGAGAGGGGTCGGGTGTTAGTGTTAGTGTTTGTGTTGGCGGTAGTTGTGgtagttgttgttgtggagAGCGGGTGCGGAGATATTGGGTTTGGGGAGGTCGCTGCCGTTTGgggggtggtggttgttgatacAGTGGTTGGGTCTGGGAATTTGAGACCCGGGGGCAGGTTTTGACGCCATTGGCCGAGTTGGTGGTGGAGTTCGACGTTGACGGCGGGTTGGGGGAAGTTGCCCGAGTCCGAGTGGAAGTATAGAGAATGTCGGATGCGGGTGAGAATGATGCGGTGGGCGACCTGCGCGAGAAAATGGTattggaagaaagagtcgtcgatatcctcgGCTGAGGAGGAAAATCGCGAGGGTAAGAAGCCGAGGGTTTCAAAGCCTATGAATTTCGGGATGGGGacaacttcttcaaatcGTGACAAGCCGCTTGGAGGGAGGTGGAGTTCTTGCACGAGAATAGTCTCGTTCATGAGGCAGTTCCAGTAGACACGCGACTTCATGTCACCTTCCCACTCATCGAAATTGACATCATGGCTGATTTGTTAGCGTATAGACTAGAGTAGGTAAGAAACAGGTGCTCACTTTGTCAAGATTGAAAGACAACCGGTAGCAGCGCGGTGAATCATGGCCCATGAATCCATAGGGCGTAGAATTTGGGAGTAGTAGACCCTTGAAAGAGTTAGTCAGGGCTGGAAAGAACGCACGCATGCGTACTTACGATGACAACAGATAGAATTGACAACTCTGAATGTCATTTTCACACATCAAAAATCCCATACGTCGCCGGGCCTCATTGAAGAACCGTAAACCAGGTGGTTCTTCATGCACAACCGCCATCCACTCCGGTGGTTCGAAGTGGTTTCCTCGCGTTCCTGGCAAAGGATAGTTGCCCTCTTGGTGAGCATGAACGGCCAAACAACCCAGGGCCATAATATTCAAGACGATGCAGCTCTCCATCGTATACCCAAATCCACTTTCAAGGGCCGCACCAAGCGTAAGCGCAAAATAGAAATGTTTATCCATGATAGGCGTGAACGGGTTGAAAGTAGCGAAGAACGCAGTCGATAGACCCTTGATCATCGCCACCGGAAGAAGCTCTAACCATTCGTCCCCAGCTTGCGGCGGGAAAGGGTAGTTGTACATAGGCAGAGGCGGCCTATTCATCTCAGTATCGATTACATAGTTCTTGCCCAGTTTCTCGTGA is a window of Aspergillus puulaauensis MK2 DNA, chromosome 4, nearly complete sequence DNA encoding:
- a CDS encoding beta-glucosidase H (CAZy:GH3;~COG:G;~EggNog:ENOG410PUPS;~InterPro:IPR017853,IPR036962,IPR037524,IPR008979, IPR002772,IPR036881,IPR026891,IPR013783,IPR001764, IPR011658;~PFAM:PF00933,PF01915,PF14310,PF07691;~go_function: GO:0004553 - hydrolase activity, hydrolyzing O-glycosyl compounds [Evidence IEA];~go_process: GO:0005975 - carbohydrate metabolic process [Evidence IEA]), which translates into the protein MTRTFDIDHVLANISDHDKIALLAGIDFWHTHPIPEYNVPSVRVTDGPNGIRGTKFFAGVPAACLPCGTALGAVWDRELLRRAGELLGDECIAKGAHCWLGPTVNMQRSPLGGRGFESFSEDPYLAGVAAASMIVGCESKGIIATVKHFVGNDQEHERRAVDVIVTPRALREIYLRPFQIVARDASPGALMTSYNKINGKHVVEDKKMYDLIRKEWEWDPLVMSDWYGTYTTIDSTNAGLDLEMPGVSRYRGKYIESAIQARLIKSSTLDARARKVLEFVQRASRTKVSEVEKGRDYPEDRALMRTLCSNSTVLLKNEGNILPLPKTVKKIALIGSHIKTPAISGGGSAALKPYHPSSLYEAVQEALPGAEIIYETGAHAHKMLPVIDRLLSNAVIHFYNEPVSNPARKCLGTEPVPTTAFQFMDYKLPGLNRELFWSTLIGDFNCDASGVWDFGLTVFGTANLYIDDELIIDNTTKQTKGTAFFGKGTIEETGSKSLVTGQTYKIRIEYGSANTATLKTTGMVNFGGGAANLGASLRMDAGEMINRAVKAAGEADYTILCTGLNADFESEGFDRTHMDLPPGIDDMISRVLDVAADKTVIVNQSGTPVTMPWVDQANAIVHGWYGGNETGHGIADVLFGEVNPSGKLSLSWPRDVRHNPAYLNYASVGGRVLYGEDVYVGYRFYEKTGREVLFPFGYGLSYATFEVSPEASVSPDKFTPETPPTATVRIKNISEVAGAQVLQLYVGAPNSPTPRPQKELQGFEKVFLQPGEEKAVHIKLDKYATSFWDEIEEMWKSEAGVYEVLIGTSSEDIVARGQFEVGQTRYWRGV
- a CDS encoding uncharacterized protein (COG:S;~EggNog:ENOG410PWF8;~InterPro:IPR036864,IPR001138;~PFAM:PF00172;~TransMembrane:2 (o203-223i272-292o);~go_function: GO:0000981 - DNA-binding transcription factor activity, RNA polymerase II-specific [Evidence IEA];~go_function: GO:0008270 - zinc ion binding [Evidence IEA];~go_process: GO:0006355 - regulation of transcription, DNA-templated [Evidence IEA]) encodes the protein METASGISKPRKHTRVLTACESCRLSKTRCDSARPVCAKCQKRGVACIYPESDPVSILEAWGSKILASVENQERLLKDTLGAASPSSLPFQQSQQLFQSPVEPGEPDTELISRNDTLKTPITGSDMILSWPIFPQERPVSTFPPLAFEEKQDRFTTAIPSFEPRRVMELRDVFMTKILSKNPIIDEKQLEAYVARVLETGIDWSAPSCLVLLVLALAAIWGTYPEDETREVQCLEPSYGAPMTYVTIAVPDSRMRESFEYISMARKRISAAYLDNSLLGVQCFCLFGFWYQYNIEPIPGWKMFRTASMLWQTYNMKHRSGNGERSAQEESLEQRLYWTCLKSECEVRYELCELPPSDLSLSDFPFALPSFPVYHSPYGGSPDDSAHSPSGPALDSTPYYYYLAEISMRRLLNRVRNTVRVLSPNLGITSIKNLSGTLSHLEDQLHQWVVCLPPALRFNMPLESRPPPKEPELVKLVRERYVEVRELLCRAYLYLCIHTPLDRELAALYGTKATESLLLAVYRIHNEVPWFRHPGSWGACRVRFNHALCLIAAFRAKVDEVPSAEYVSLPVSWAGCVRVVIERLKVWGQEGGGIKELSILLEWLMQGIV
- a CDS encoding putative C6 finger domain protein (COG:S;~EggNog:ENOG410PNEC;~InterPro:IPR036864,IPR001138;~PFAM:PF00172;~go_function: GO:0000981 - DNA-binding transcription factor activity, RNA polymerase II-specific [Evidence IEA];~go_function: GO:0008270 - zinc ion binding [Evidence IEA];~go_process: GO:0006355 - regulation of transcription, DNA-templated [Evidence IEA]) yields the protein MSKRPLDESPGRGGSPPPEHISHNGLLPINDLLSPTPEHQGSSAGSKKPRNFIATVACETCRLKKTRCDESRPRCGLCKSLGLECVYNERKTSKRDHSLTLIMSTLHRLETKLENVPASVRHEIQSLQAQLPRGPDGPGEMNAPSRATHAPAPAHAKQASLGTPQTLTPSGEPEVFEFDERPNAVSANGLVSISFSQHGVVLWPGAQEILPQRLLEAHEKLGKNYVIDTEMNRPPLPMYNYPFPPQAGDEWLELLPVAMIKGLSTAFFATFNPFTPIMDKHFYFALTLGAALESGFGYTMESCIVLNIMALGCLAVHAHQEGNYPLPGTRGNHFEPPEWMAVVHEEPPGLRFFNEARRRMGFLMCENDIQSCQFYLLSSVYYSQILRPMDSWAMIHRAATGCLSILTNHDVNFDEWEGDMKSRVYWNCLMNETILVQELHLPPSGLSRFEEVVPIPKFIGFETLGFLPSRFSSSAEDIDDSFFQYHFLAQVAHRIILTRIRHSLYFHSDSGNFPQPAVNVELHHQLGQWRQNLPPGLKFPDPTTVSTTTTPQTAATSPNPISPHPLSTTTTTTTTANTNTNTNTRPLSPAVAVSEAMLRGRFLIAKFHIGRPYLYKALRIPSLLTDDELEQVRSGLQNAMDWPIILGIFRDMKSCIPIKFAFCSQFFGQVLLFYCISHSPDARVRSTLPSGWDRWNQEMLGFLEDCAMYSPAVAKDLELLRLL